The following are encoded in a window of Gasterosteus aculeatus chromosome 5, fGasAcu3.hap1.1, whole genome shotgun sequence genomic DNA:
- the cops3 gene encoding COP9 signalosome complex subunit 3, with product MASALEQFVNNVRQLSAQGQMTQLCELINKSGELLAKNLSHLDTVLGALDIQEHSLGVLAVLFVKFSMPNIPDFETLFSQVQLFISTCNGEHIRYATDTFAGLCHQLTNALVERKQPLRGVVVLKQAIDKMQMNTNQLTSVHADLCQLCLLAKCFKPALPFLELDMMDICKENGAYDAKHFLCYYYYGGMIYTGLKNFERALYFYEQAITTPAMAVSHIMLEAYKKYILVSLILHGKVQPLPKYTSQIVGRFIKPLSNAYHEMAQIYTTNNPAELRGVVNKHGETFTRDNNTGLVKQCLSSLYKKNIQRLTKTFLTLSLQDMASRVQLSGPLEAEKYVLHMIEDGEIYASINQKDGMVCFHDNPEKYNNPAMLHKIDQEMLKCIELDEKLKSMDQEITVNPQFVQKSMGSQEDDVGSKTSSYS from the exons ATGGCTTCAGCCTTGGAGCAGTTTGTGAACAATGTGCGGCAGCTCTCCGCTCAAG GCCAGATGACTCAGCTGTGCGAGTTGATCAACAAGAGTGGGGAGCTGCTGGCCAAAAACCTGTCCCACCTGGACACAGTGCTGGGGGCCCTGGACATCCAGGAGCACTCCCTCGGCGTGCTGGCTGTGCT ATTTGTGAAGTTCTCCATGCCAAACATCCCTGACTTTGAGACGCTCTTCTCCCAAGTCCAGCTCTTCATCAGTACTTGCAATGGGGAGCACATTAGATATGCAACAGACACTT TTGCTGGTCTCTGCCACCAGCTGACAAACGCCCTTGTGGAGCGGAAACAG CCATTGAGGGGCGTTGTCGTCCTAAAACAGGCAATAGACAAAATGCAGATGAACACAAACCAACTTACCTCAGTTCATGCAGACCTGTGTCAG CTGTGCTTGTTAGCAAAGTGCTTCAAACCCGCCCTGCCCTTCTTGGAACTGGACATGATGGACATCTGCAAGGAGAACGGGGCTTACGACGCAAAGCACTTTTTATGTTACTACTACTATGGTGGCATGATCTACACGGGCCTGAAAAACTTTGAAAGAGCACTGTATTTTTATGAGCAG GCAATAACCACTCCAGCCATGGCAGTGAGCCACATCATGTTGGAAGCCTATAAGAAATACATCCTGGTGTCACTCATTCTCCACGGCAAAGTGCAGCCACTGCCCAAATACACCTCACAAATAGTAGGGAGGTTCATCAAG CCCCTGAGCAACGCGTACCACGAGATGGCTCAGATTTACACCACCAACAACCCGGCCGAGTTGCGCGGTGTGGTCAACAAACACGGCGAGACCTTCACGAGAGACAACAACACGGGCCTGGTCAAGCAATGCCTCTCGTCACTCTACAAGAAGAACATCCAGAGGCTAACGAAG ACCTTTCTGACACTGTCCTTGCAAGACATGGCGAGTCGAGTGCAGCTGTCAGGCCCGCTGGAAGCAGAGAAATACGTCTTACACATG ATTGAAGATGGTGAGATCTACGCTAGCATTAACCAAAAGGACGGCATGGTCTGCTTCCACGATAACCCCGAAAAGTACAACAACCCAGCAATGCTCCACAAAATTGACCAAGAG ATGTTGAAATGTATAGAGCTGGATGAGAAACTAAAGTCTATGGATCAAGAAATCACAGTAAACCCACAATTTGTGCAGAAG agtATGGGATCGCAGGAGGACGATGTCGGTAGCAAAACGTCAAGTTATTCCTGA
- the usp22 gene encoding ubiquitin carboxyl-terminal hydrolase 22 isoform X2 — translation MSPAGCPHANGFKVDNWKQNLRVIYQCFVWSGSAETRKRKAKSCICHMCGAHLNRLHSCLSCVFFGCFAKNHIHEHAKSKKHNLAIDLLYGGIYCFMCQDYIYDKDMEQIAKEEQRKAWKMQGVGEKYSTWEPTKRELELLRHNPKRRRITSNCTIGLRGLINLGNTCFMNCIVQALTHTPLLRDFFLSDRHKCEMQSNSCLVCEMSQLFQEFYSGHRSPHIPFRLLHLVWTHARHLAGYEQQDAHEFLIAALDVLHRHCKDDNGKKANNPNHCNCIIDQIFTGGLQSDVTCQVCQFTRPEHLGSSAKIKCSGCHSYQESTKQLTMKKLPIVACFHVKRFEHSAKLRRKITTYVSFPLELDMTPFMASSKESRMNGQYQQTLEPFNNDNKYSLFAVVNHQGTLESGHYTTFIRQHKDQWFKCDDAIITKASIKDVLDSEGYLLFYHKQFLEYE, via the exons ATGAGTCCCGCGGGCTGCCCCCATGCCAACGGCTTCAAAGTGGACAACTGGAAGCAGAACCTGAGGGTCATTTATCAGTGTTTCGTGTGGAGCGGTTCAGCCGAGACCAGAAAACGCAAG GCCAAGTCGTGTATCTGCCACATGTGCGGTGCCCACCTCAACAGACTCCACTCCTGCCTCTCCTGTGTCTTCTTCGGCTGCTTTGCCAAAAACCACATCCACGAACACGCCAAGAGCAAAAAGCATAACTTag CTATTGACTTGCTGTATGGAGGGATTTACTGTTTCATGTGCCAAGACTACATTTATGACAAAGACATGGAGCAGATTGCCAAAGAGGAACAGAGGAAAGCCTGGAAAATGCAAG GTGTAGGGGAGAAGTACTCCACGTGGGAGCCCACCAAGAGGGAACTGGAGCTGCTCCGCCACAAccccaagaggaggaggatcacCTCCAACTGTACCATTG GCCTGCGGGGGCTGATAAACCTGGGCAACACGTGCTTCATGAACTGCATCGTCCAGGCGCTGACGCACACTCCGCTGCTGCGTGACTTCTTCCTGTCCGACCGCCACAAATGCGAGATGCAGAGCAACTCCTGTTTGGTGTGCGAGATGTCGCAGCTCTTCCAGGAG TTCTACTCGGGCCACCGGTCGCCGCACATCCCGTTTCGACTGCTCCACCTGGTGTGGACCCACGCCCGCCACCTGGCCGGCTACGAGCAGCAGGACGCCCACGAGTTCCTCATCGCGGCGCTGGATGTGCTGCACAGACACTGCAAAG ACGACAACGGGAAAAAAGCCAACAACCCCAACCACTGTAACTGCATCATCGACCAAATCTTCACGGGGGGCCTGCAGTCTGACGTCACCTGTCAAGTCTGCCA GTTCACCCGGCCAGAGCACCTCGGCAGCAGCGCTAAGATCAAGTGCAGTGGTTGCCATAGTTACCAGGAGTCCACCAAGCAGCTGACCATGAAGAAGCTGCCCATCGTGGCCTGCTTTCACGTCAAG AGGTTCGAGCATTCAGCCAAACTGCGGCGCAAGATCACGACTTACGTGTCCTTCCCGCTGGAGCTGGACATGACGCCGTTCATGGCCTCCAG CAAAGAAAGCAGGATGAACGGGCAGTACCAGCAGACCCTGGAGCCcttcaacaacgacaacaa GTACAGTCTGTTTGCAGTGGTGAACCACCAGGGGACGCTGGAGAGCGGCCACTACACCACCTTCATTCGCCAACACAAGGACCAGTGGTTCAAATGTGACGACGCCATCATAACGAAGGCCAGCATCAAGGACGTGCTGGACAGTGAAGG GTATCTTTTGTTTTATCACAAACAGTTCCTGGAGTACGAGTAG
- the usp22 gene encoding ubiquitin carboxyl-terminal hydrolase 22 isoform X1 yields MSPAGCPHANGFKVDNWKQNLRVIYQCFVWSGSAETRKRKAKSCICHMCGAHLNRLHSCLSCVFFGCFAKNHIHEHAKSKKHNLAIDLLYGGIYCFMCQDYIYDKDMEQIAKEEQRKAWKMQGVGEKYSTWEPTKRELELLRHNPKRRRITSNCTIGLRGLINLGNTCFMNCIVQALTHTPLLRDFFLSDRHKCEMQSNSCLVCEMSQLFQEFYSGHRSPHIPFRLLHLVWTHARHLAGYEQQDAHEFLIAALDVLHRHCKDDNGKKANNPNHCNCIIDQIFTGGLQSDVTCQVCHGVSTTIDPFWDISLDLPGSSTPFWPLSPGDGSALNGESHAAGATTLTDCLRRFTRPEHLGSSAKIKCSGCHSYQESTKQLTMKKLPIVACFHVKRFEHSAKLRRKITTYVSFPLELDMTPFMASSKESRMNGQYQQTLEPFNNDNKYSLFAVVNHQGTLESGHYTTFIRQHKDQWFKCDDAIITKASIKDVLDSEGYLLFYHKQFLEYE; encoded by the exons ATGAGTCCCGCGGGCTGCCCCCATGCCAACGGCTTCAAAGTGGACAACTGGAAGCAGAACCTGAGGGTCATTTATCAGTGTTTCGTGTGGAGCGGTTCAGCCGAGACCAGAAAACGCAAG GCCAAGTCGTGTATCTGCCACATGTGCGGTGCCCACCTCAACAGACTCCACTCCTGCCTCTCCTGTGTCTTCTTCGGCTGCTTTGCCAAAAACCACATCCACGAACACGCCAAGAGCAAAAAGCATAACTTag CTATTGACTTGCTGTATGGAGGGATTTACTGTTTCATGTGCCAAGACTACATTTATGACAAAGACATGGAGCAGATTGCCAAAGAGGAACAGAGGAAAGCCTGGAAAATGCAAG GTGTAGGGGAGAAGTACTCCACGTGGGAGCCCACCAAGAGGGAACTGGAGCTGCTCCGCCACAAccccaagaggaggaggatcacCTCCAACTGTACCATTG GCCTGCGGGGGCTGATAAACCTGGGCAACACGTGCTTCATGAACTGCATCGTCCAGGCGCTGACGCACACTCCGCTGCTGCGTGACTTCTTCCTGTCCGACCGCCACAAATGCGAGATGCAGAGCAACTCCTGTTTGGTGTGCGAGATGTCGCAGCTCTTCCAGGAG TTCTACTCGGGCCACCGGTCGCCGCACATCCCGTTTCGACTGCTCCACCTGGTGTGGACCCACGCCCGCCACCTGGCCGGCTACGAGCAGCAGGACGCCCACGAGTTCCTCATCGCGGCGCTGGATGTGCTGCACAGACACTGCAAAG ACGACAACGGGAAAAAAGCCAACAACCCCAACCACTGTAACTGCATCATCGACCAAATCTTCACGGGGGGCCTGCAGTCTGACGTCACCTGTCAAGTCTGCCA TGGCGTCTCCACCACCATAGACCCCTTCTGGGACATCAGCCTGGACCTGCCCGGCTCCTCCACTCCGTTCTGGCCCCTCAGCCCCGGAGACGGTTCGGCGCTTAACGGGGAGAGTCACGCCGCCGGAGCCACGACACTCACGGACTGCCTGCGCAG GTTCACCCGGCCAGAGCACCTCGGCAGCAGCGCTAAGATCAAGTGCAGTGGTTGCCATAGTTACCAGGAGTCCACCAAGCAGCTGACCATGAAGAAGCTGCCCATCGTGGCCTGCTTTCACGTCAAG AGGTTCGAGCATTCAGCCAAACTGCGGCGCAAGATCACGACTTACGTGTCCTTCCCGCTGGAGCTGGACATGACGCCGTTCATGGCCTCCAG CAAAGAAAGCAGGATGAACGGGCAGTACCAGCAGACCCTGGAGCCcttcaacaacgacaacaa GTACAGTCTGTTTGCAGTGGTGAACCACCAGGGGACGCTGGAGAGCGGCCACTACACCACCTTCATTCGCCAACACAAGGACCAGTGGTTCAAATGTGACGACGCCATCATAACGAAGGCCAGCATCAAGGACGTGCTGGACAGTGAAGG GTATCTTTTGTTTTATCACAAACAGTTCCTGGAGTACGAGTAG
- the tnfrsf13b gene encoding uncharacterized protein tnfrsf13b, with amino-acid sequence MGGSCRSGLYWDGLTRQCIGCQEDCKQPQVRPSCASYCESAHCKARDGHYYDMLLKKCVRCAEVCGGHPAECSQHCHTPTPHVTTKTLLVQVTPHAPNPRGLFVPTASEDSTIALYSLLALSMMLLCSSLSLAFVVLMRRARAKTSNPGPKGANLQQPGHDVGHSETSSKELVTHEHTTDQEPPYDASPTETCACVHCFPDLKSLGQGNDRPPAAPFSFYQQAVLHEPPFQHRGPLWTEENLCTCGLEVQEEAV; translated from the exons ATGGGTGGAAGCTGCCGTTCTGGTCTGTACTGGGATGGTTTGACCCGACAATGTATTGGTTGTCAGGAGGATTGCAAGCAACCACAAGTCCGCCCCAGTTGCGCCAGTTACTGTG AGTCTGCACATTGTAAAGCACGGGATGGGCACTACTACGACATGCTGCTGAAGAAATGTGTGAGGTGCGCTGAGGTTTGTGGCGGACATCCGGCAGAGTGCTCCCAGCACTGCCACA CTCCAACACCCCATGTGACCACCAAAACACTCCTGGTTCAAGTTACCCCACACGCACCCAATCCCAGAGGGCTCTTTGTGCCGACGGCCTCGGAGGACTCCACCATCGCGCTCTACTCCCTGCTGGCCCTGAGCatgatgctgctgtgctccagcTTGTCTCTAGCCTTTGTGGTCTTAATGAGGCGAGCAAGGGCCAAAACTTCCAATCCAGGACCAAAGGGGGCCAACCTCCAACAGCCGGGCCACGACGTCGGCCATTCAGAGACGAGTTCCAAAG AGCTAGTGACGCATGAGCACACCACAGACCAGGAGCCCCCATATGACGCCAGCCCCACTGAGACCTGCGCGTGTGTCCACTGTTTCCCCGACCTGAAGTCTCTAGGCCAGGGCAACGACAGGCCACCAGCAGCACCCTTCTCATTCTACCAGCAGGCCGTCCTCCACGAACCCCCTTTCCAACATCGAGGGCCTCTGTGGACCGAGGAGAACCTGTGCACCTGTGGGCTGGAGGTACAGGAGGAGGCTGTATGA